One Alnus glutinosa chromosome 3, dhAlnGlut1.1, whole genome shotgun sequence genomic region harbors:
- the LOC133864080 gene encoding GDSL esterase/lipase 1-like — MMAGSRFHFCFFVLCASLIIPTQCLGDICLPEEHVALFIFGDSLFDVGNNNYINTTTDFKSNVWPYGENFFKYPTGRVSDGRVIPDFIAEYVKLPMIPPYLHPGYARYTDGANFASAGAGALVETRRGFVIDQHSQLSYFKKVDTLLKREIGEPQAKKLLSKAIYLFSIGNNDYLAPFTSNSSVLQSYSHEEYVDMVIGNVTTVIKEIHRKGGRKFGFVSLVPLGFLPYTKAFTPENREEITALVTRHNKALSHALQILASQLKGFKYSYTNLYSFITERINNPLKYGFKEGKMACCGTGPYRGISSCGGKKSVKEYELCGNASEYVFFDNAHPTERANQQLAKLFWNGNLDVTWPYNLKALIEQK; from the exons ATGATGGCCGGTTCCAGGTTCCATTTCTGTTTCTTCGTTTTGTGTGCAAGCCTTATTATTCCAACCCAATGCCTGGGAGACATCTGCCTGCCGGAGGAACATGTTGCCTTGTTCATTTTCGGAGATTCACTCTTTGATGTCGGAAACAATAACTATATCAACACGACCACTGATTTCAAGTCAAATGTTTGGCCGTATGGTGAAAACTTCTTTAAGTACCCCACTGGCAGAGTTTCTGATGGCCGTGTCATTCCAGATTTCATAG CTGAGTATGTAAAGTTGCCAATGATTCCACCCTATCTACATCCTGGTTATGCTCGATATACTGATGGAGCTAACTTTGCATCAGCAGGAGCTGGTGCTCTCGTCGAAACTCGTCGAGGATTT GTGATAGACCAACATAGTCAACTCAGTTATTTCAAGAAGGTGGACACGCTGTTGAAGCGAGAAATAGGTGAACCACAAGCCAAGAAATTGTTGTCCAAAGCTATTTACTTATTTAGCATTGGAAACAACGATTATTTAGCCCCTTTCACTTCAAACTCCAGCGTGCTTCAATCCTACTCTCATGAAGAATATGTAGATATGGTGATTGGCAACGTCACAACTGTGATCAAA GAAATACATAGGAAAGGAGGAAGGAAATTTGGGTTTGTAAGCTTGGTACCGCTGGGTTTTCTTCCATATACGAAAGCATTCACACCAGAAAATAGGGAGGAAATTACAGCACTGGTTACACGGCACAATAAAGCACTTTCTCATGCCCTCCAGATCCTCGCGAGCCAGCTGAAAGGATTCAAATATTCATATACCAATCTCTACAGTTTTATTACAGAAAGAATTAATAACCCTTTAAAATATG GTTTCAAGGAAGGGAAGATGGCATGTTGTGGAACTGGTCCATACAGAGGAATTTCAAGTTGTGGAGGGAAGAAATCAGTGAAAGAGTATGAATTATGTGGAAACGCCAGTGAATATGTGTTTTTTGACAACGCTCATCCCACTGAAAGGGCCAACCAGCAACTAGCCAAGCTTTTCTGGAATGGAAATCTTGATGTCACGTGGCCTTACAATCTAAAAGCGCTGATTGAGCAAAAGTGA